From a single Meiothermus sp. Pnk-1 genomic region:
- the hisIE gene encoding bifunctional phosphoribosyl-AMP cyclohydrolase/phosphoribosyl-ATP diphosphatase HisIE, whose amino-acid sequence MNIEDVQFDANGLVPVVVQDAQSGQVLTLAYANREALAKTLETRQSTFWSRSRGELWVKGATSGNTQEVVEVLLDCDQDAVLYRVIPTGPACHTGAETCFHHSITETTTPPLGEVLEKVYRTLRARLRERPEGSYVVKMHDAGLDRILKKIGEEAGEVIIAAKNGSREELAWEAADLLFHLLFTLTELGLSPQDLARVLWERNQKSASIPVERVPPV is encoded by the coding sequence ATGAATATCGAGGACGTGCAATTCGACGCCAACGGCCTGGTGCCGGTGGTCGTACAGGACGCCCAAAGCGGCCAGGTGCTGACCCTGGCCTACGCTAACCGGGAAGCCCTAGCCAAAACCCTCGAGACCCGCCAAAGCACCTTCTGGAGCCGCAGCCGGGGCGAGCTTTGGGTCAAAGGGGCCACCTCCGGCAACACCCAAGAGGTGGTAGAGGTGCTGCTGGATTGCGACCAGGATGCGGTGCTCTACCGGGTGATCCCTACCGGCCCGGCCTGCCACACCGGGGCCGAGACGTGTTTTCACCACTCCATTACGGAAACCACGACGCCTCCCCTGGGCGAAGTGCTGGAAAAGGTCTACCGCACCCTCCGCGCTCGGCTCCGCGAGCGCCCCGAGGGCTCTTATGTGGTAAAGATGCACGACGCGGGCCTCGACCGCATCCTCAAGAAGATCGGGGAGGAAGCTGGAGAGGTCATCATCGCCGCAAAGAATGGTAGCCGGGAAGAACTCGCCTGGGAAGCCGCGGACCTGCTCTTTCACCTGCTCTTTACGTTGACCGAGCTGGGCCTGAGCCCTCAGGATCTGGCTCGAGTGCTATGGGAGCGCAACCAAAAAAGCGCGTCCATCCCGGTCGAGCGTGTTCCCCCAGTCTGA
- the hisF gene encoding imidazole glycerol phosphate synthase subunit HisF, translated as MLAKRLIPCLDVHAGRVVKGVNFVNLRDAADPVEAARAYDRAGADELVFLDITATHEERKILLDLVSQVAEQVFIPLTVGGGVRSLEDARALLLAGADKVSVNSAAVRRPELIRELSDHFGSQAVVLAIDARKSPDGWEVYVAGGRTPTGLDAVRWAERGVELGAGEILLTSMDQDGTKAGYDLPLTRAVREAVGVPLIASGGAGRREDFAAVLEVADAALAASVFHFGEIPIPELKEYLASKGFPIRIEVPA; from the coding sequence ATGCTAGCCAAACGCCTCATCCCTTGTCTGGATGTCCACGCCGGGCGGGTGGTCAAGGGGGTCAATTTCGTAAACCTGCGGGACGCCGCAGACCCTGTGGAAGCCGCCCGTGCCTACGACCGAGCAGGGGCTGACGAGCTGGTCTTTCTCGACATCACCGCCACCCATGAGGAGCGGAAAATCCTGCTCGATTTGGTTTCGCAGGTAGCGGAGCAGGTGTTTATCCCGCTCACCGTGGGGGGCGGAGTGCGGAGCCTGGAGGACGCTCGAGCCCTGCTCCTCGCCGGCGCCGATAAAGTCTCGGTGAACTCAGCAGCGGTCAGGCGACCCGAACTCATCCGGGAACTCTCCGATCACTTCGGTTCGCAGGCGGTAGTGCTGGCGATTGACGCCCGGAAGAGCCCCGATGGCTGGGAGGTCTATGTAGCGGGGGGACGCACCCCTACTGGCCTCGATGCGGTGCGATGGGCCGAGCGCGGGGTAGAGCTAGGGGCGGGGGAAATCCTGCTCACCAGCATGGACCAAGACGGAACCAAGGCCGGCTACGACCTCCCGCTCACCCGGGCCGTCCGCGAGGCGGTGGGGGTTCCGCTGATCGCCTCGGGCGGAGCGGGAAGGCGCGAGGATTTCGCAGCGGTGCTCGAGGTAGCTGACGCCGCCCTAGCCGCTTCGGTGTTCCACTTTGGGGAAATCCCCATCCCCGAACTCAAGGAGTACCTGGCTTCAAAGGGTTTCCCTATCCGCATCGAGGTGCCCGCATGA
- a CDS encoding class I SAM-dependent RNA methyltransferase, which translates to MGTVLVRGALPGEVVRVGLRSRKHHLEGQVLDILQAHPERYPDPLPPTADLPLYYSAQLPLKQGLVHEALGRIAKLEFPLSPIQPSPEALGYRTAAQYALHPSGGLAYRKPDSHQLVKLEQDPLIAPPLQEAFRLLSRWPLSNLDEVVLRGSLYEGRTLVGLIGGEAHSWKPTAQALVREGLAGVVWAEVSPKGRFRGRVRRLAGEGGLLEEFGGVLSTVEVQSFAQVNPKAAGLLYQEAARIVGNGGRAIELYAGSGVLGLHLAERFCEVIAVEISRDAVKRGEADRERLGVSHLRFHRGDARELSRFTPADLVAVDPPRSGLAAEVMQAIVQARPRRVLYVSCDPATWARDVRGLTQAGYRLAFARPYDFYPFTHHVEVLSLLER; encoded by the coding sequence ATGGGTACGGTCCTGGTGCGCGGGGCCCTGCCCGGCGAGGTGGTTCGGGTAGGGCTCCGGTCGCGCAAGCACCACCTCGAGGGCCAGGTATTGGACATCCTCCAGGCCCACCCTGAGCGCTATCCCGACCCGCTTCCTCCGACCGCTGATCTTCCCCTCTATTACTCCGCCCAACTGCCGCTCAAGCAGGGCTTGGTGCACGAAGCCCTGGGGCGCATTGCCAAGCTCGAGTTTCCCCTCTCCCCCATCCAACCCTCGCCGGAAGCCCTCGGCTACCGCACCGCCGCGCAGTATGCGCTGCATCCTTCTGGCGGGCTCGCCTACCGCAAACCCGACAGCCACCAGCTGGTAAAGCTCGAGCAAGACCCCTTGATCGCGCCCCCCTTGCAGGAGGCTTTCCGGCTGTTGTCGCGCTGGCCGCTCTCGAACCTCGACGAGGTGGTGCTGCGGGGCAGCCTGTACGAGGGACGCACCCTGGTGGGCCTGATCGGCGGGGAGGCTCACTCTTGGAAGCCCACCGCCCAGGCTTTGGTACGGGAGGGCCTGGCTGGGGTGGTCTGGGCCGAGGTCAGCCCCAAAGGGCGCTTTCGGGGGCGGGTGCGGCGTCTGGCCGGGGAGGGAGGCTTGCTCGAGGAGTTCGGCGGGGTGCTCTCCACCGTAGAGGTGCAGAGCTTCGCCCAAGTCAACCCCAAAGCCGCCGGGCTTTTGTACCAGGAAGCCGCCCGGATCGTAGGGAACGGAGGAAGAGCCATTGAACTCTACGCGGGGAGCGGGGTCTTGGGGCTCCACCTGGCCGAGCGGTTTTGCGAGGTGATCGCCGTCGAGATCAGCCGGGATGCCGTAAAGCGCGGGGAGGCCGACCGGGAAAGGCTGGGGGTGAGTCACCTGCGCTTTCACCGCGGGGACGCAAGGGAGCTTTCCAGGTTCACCCCCGCCGATTTGGTCGCGGTGGACCCGCCCCGCTCCGGGCTAGCGGCGGAGGTGATGCAGGCGATCGTACAGGCCCGCCCTAGACGGGTGCTCTATGTCTCCTGCGACCCTGCGACTTGGGCCAGGGATGTGCGGGGGCTCACCCAGGCCGGTTACCGGCTCGCTTTCGCCCGACCTTATGACTTCTACCCCTTCACCCATCACGTAGAGGTGCTGAGCCTGCTCGAGCGCTGA
- a CDS encoding TAXI family TRAP transporter solute-binding subunit, with product MKKILLTLASLTLAASALAQEFVTIGSGATTGVYFPVATGIAKLINDANAGIRANARSTGGSVFNINAIASGELQMGLSQNDIAYYAYNGSSIPAFEGKPVKSIRSIAVLYPEVVHIVARAEAKIDSVADLKGKRVVVGDVGSGTEQNTRQILEAYGLTFNDLGQTIRVGASQGISLLQDGRADAMFYTVGLGASAIQQLALTTRINLVTVEPAKLKTLTQKYPFYTSFIIPSGVYRGVEVSTPTVAVLSMLLASDQLSADSVYKIMKATFDNLAEFKKIHPNLERYFDPKKAVRNLPVPLHPGAERYWKEKGVIK from the coding sequence ATGAAGAAAATCCTACTAACTTTAGCGTCGCTCACCTTGGCGGCTTCCGCGCTGGCTCAGGAGTTCGTGACCATCGGATCTGGGGCCACCACCGGGGTCTACTTTCCGGTGGCTACGGGCATCGCCAAGCTGATCAACGATGCCAACGCGGGTATACGGGCTAACGCTCGCTCCACCGGCGGGAGCGTGTTTAACATCAACGCCATCGCCTCCGGGGAGTTGCAGATGGGCCTTTCCCAAAACGATATCGCCTATTACGCCTATAACGGCAGCAGCATCCCCGCCTTCGAGGGTAAACCGGTCAAGTCCATCCGCTCCATCGCGGTGCTTTACCCTGAAGTGGTGCACATCGTCGCCCGGGCGGAGGCCAAAATTGACTCGGTCGCTGACCTCAAGGGCAAGCGGGTGGTGGTGGGCGACGTAGGCTCGGGCACCGAGCAGAACACCCGTCAGATCCTCGAGGCCTACGGGCTCACCTTTAACGACCTGGGCCAGACCATCCGGGTAGGGGCTTCCCAGGGGATCTCGCTGTTGCAGGATGGCCGGGCTGACGCCATGTTCTACACCGTGGGTCTGGGGGCTTCGGCCATTCAGCAACTGGCCCTCACCACCCGGATCAACCTGGTCACGGTGGAACCGGCTAAACTCAAGACCCTCACCCAGAAGTATCCCTTTTACACCAGCTTCATCATCCCCAGCGGGGTCTACCGCGGCGTAGAGGTGAGCACCCCTACCGTGGCCGTGCTCTCGATGCTACTGGCTTCCGACCAGCTCAGCGCGGATAGCGTGTACAAGATCATGAAGGCCACCTTTGACAACCTGGCTGAGTTCAAGAAGATCCACCCCAACCTCGAGCGCTACTTCGACCCGAAAAAGGCGGTGCGCAACCTCCCGGTTCCGCTGCACCCCGGTGCCGAGCGTTACTGGAAGGAAAAGGGCGTAATCAAGTAG
- a CDS encoding TRAP transporter permease has product MAEDNRALEIVEESELGGRKPKGYSRWLIFAVAVAWSLFQLWATWAGTLDPLKLRAIHLAFALALAFLVYPFSKKSPRDRVPWADWLLAGLGVVGALYVVVEYYGITQIRGGVPNQLDSVMATLTILVLLVASWRVLGKALPIIAAVFLLYALTGPKGALHFSLPAFLQLHAGFTWPQAVGQLYLTTEGLWGTPIGVSATFVFLFVLFGALLDKAGAGQFLIQIAYSLLGTFRGGPAKAAVVASGLHGMVSGSSVSNVVTVGTLTIPLMKRVGYPAETAGAIEVAGGSNGQLMPPVMGAAAFIMAEYLSIPYSQLIVYAAVPAVLAYATLFVVVHLEALRLGLKGVPRSELPAAGPILRSGFHYLIPLGYLIYSLVIAHMTPERAAFNTVMLIGLLILLQEAWRAWRGGQGALWGLRRGAGLILEGLEAAGRGMVGIALATASAGIIVGVVTITGIGFGLSDIVQALSMGNIIAVLVMTQIICLILGMGLPTTANYIVMASLVVPVVLNLAEKAGLQVPAVAAHLFVFYFGIMADSTPPVALAAYAASAIARSDFWRTGVQGFVYEMRTAFLAYMFFFNPKLLLIGVNGFFDVLEVVLSGFIGMVAFASGVMGFLHRPLNWLQRLLLLGAAVALVTPGIQSDLVGAGLLLLVYVWQRMTSARARLSA; this is encoded by the coding sequence ATGGCCGAGGACAACCGTGCCTTGGAGATCGTAGAGGAGTCTGAGTTAGGAGGGCGTAAACCCAAGGGTTATAGCCGTTGGCTGATCTTCGCCGTCGCCGTTGCTTGGAGTCTGTTCCAGCTGTGGGCCACCTGGGCCGGAACCCTGGATCCGCTCAAGCTGCGCGCCATTCACCTGGCCTTTGCCCTAGCCTTGGCCTTCTTGGTCTACCCCTTTTCCAAGAAGAGCCCTAGAGACCGGGTTCCTTGGGCGGACTGGCTGCTGGCGGGCTTGGGGGTGGTTGGGGCGCTTTATGTGGTGGTGGAGTATTACGGGATCACGCAGATCCGCGGCGGGGTGCCAAACCAGCTCGACAGCGTGATGGCCACCCTGACCATTTTGGTTTTGCTGGTGGCCAGCTGGCGGGTTTTAGGCAAAGCGCTGCCGATCATCGCCGCGGTTTTTCTGCTATATGCCCTTACTGGTCCTAAGGGAGCGCTTCATTTCAGCCTACCTGCTTTTTTGCAGCTCCATGCTGGGTTTACCTGGCCCCAGGCGGTAGGCCAGCTCTACCTGACCACCGAGGGGCTGTGGGGTACGCCCATCGGGGTATCGGCTACTTTTGTGTTTTTGTTTGTGCTCTTCGGGGCGCTTTTAGATAAGGCCGGAGCTGGGCAGTTCCTGATCCAGATCGCCTACAGCTTGTTGGGAACCTTCCGGGGTGGCCCGGCCAAGGCCGCGGTGGTGGCTTCGGGGCTGCACGGGATGGTCTCGGGCTCCTCGGTTTCTAACGTGGTCACGGTGGGAACCCTGACCATCCCGCTGATGAAGCGGGTGGGCTACCCGGCGGAGACCGCGGGGGCCATCGAGGTAGCGGGGGGATCCAACGGGCAGCTCATGCCCCCGGTGATGGGAGCGGCGGCCTTCATCATGGCCGAATACCTCTCCATCCCCTACAGCCAGCTCATCGTCTATGCCGCCGTGCCGGCGGTGTTGGCCTATGCCACCCTTTTCGTGGTGGTGCACCTCGAGGCCTTACGGCTGGGCCTCAAAGGGGTTCCGCGTTCCGAGCTGCCCGCTGCCGGGCCTATTTTGCGCAGCGGTTTCCACTATCTGATCCCTCTGGGATACTTGATCTACAGCCTGGTCATCGCCCACATGACCCCCGAGCGGGCGGCCTTCAACACGGTGATGTTGATCGGCCTGTTGATCCTCCTGCAGGAGGCCTGGCGCGCTTGGCGAGGCGGCCAGGGAGCGCTATGGGGGCTGCGCCGGGGGGCGGGGCTGATCTTGGAGGGCCTCGAGGCAGCGGGGCGAGGTATGGTGGGGATCGCCTTGGCCACCGCCAGCGCGGGGATCATCGTGGGGGTAGTGACCATCACCGGAATCGGTTTTGGCCTCTCCGACATCGTGCAGGCCCTGTCCATGGGCAATATCATCGCCGTGCTGGTGATGACCCAGATCATCTGCCTGATCCTGGGGATGGGACTTCCCACCACCGCCAACTACATCGTCATGGCGAGCTTGGTGGTGCCGGTGGTGCTCAACCTGGCGGAGAAGGCTGGCCTCCAGGTGCCCGCGGTGGCCGCCCACCTCTTCGTGTTTTACTTCGGCATCATGGCCGACTCTACCCCACCTGTGGCGCTGGCGGCCTATGCGGCGAGCGCTATCGCCAGATCGGATTTCTGGCGCACCGGGGTACAGGGCTTTGTCTACGAGATGCGCACCGCCTTTTTGGCCTACATGTTCTTTTTTAACCCCAAGCTGCTGTTGATCGGGGTGAATGGTTTCTTCGACGTCCTCGAGGTGGTGCTCTCGGGCTTCATAGGCATGGTGGCCTTTGCTTCGGGGGTGATGGGGTTCTTGCACCGCCCGCTCAACTGGCTGCAGCGGCTGTTGTTGCTGGGGGCGGCGGTGGCCCTGGTAACCCCGGGCATCCAAAGCGACTTGGTCGGGGCCGGGCTGCTGTTGCTGGTCTATGTTTGGCAGCGCATGACCTCGGCTCGAGCTAGGCTCAGCGCATAA
- a CDS encoding patatin-like phospholipase family protein — MGLVLALGGGGVRGIAHLAILETLRREGIPIRALAGSSAGALAAAMYAFDLPLDPQLVLQTLYDPDVERLVQAGTLRQMARLVAFLRKPHLSEGAGLRSGYARLFGERRIEESPIPLALVAADLRTGEAVALREGLVWEAVKASSAIPSVFPPVVWDGRLLVDGDVAEKVPVTVARSLAPGPVLAVDISNPYPPVEPKTALEAALQAGEASRRRLLQLALEKADLVIRLDPPRAIETFDTRQAEYIYRLGQERIAAALPAIRELLRPRRWWKGWLRRIQRAG; from the coding sequence ATGGGTTTGGTCCTGGCCTTAGGAGGGGGGGGTGTCCGCGGTATCGCCCACCTGGCGATCCTCGAGACCCTCCGCCGGGAGGGCATCCCTATCCGGGCGCTGGCGGGAAGCTCAGCCGGGGCCTTGGCCGCGGCCATGTACGCCTTTGATCTGCCGCTCGACCCGCAGCTGGTATTGCAAACCCTCTACGACCCGGATGTGGAACGGCTGGTGCAGGCCGGAACCCTGCGGCAGATGGCCCGGCTGGTGGCTTTTCTTCGCAAACCCCACCTCTCCGAGGGGGCCGGGTTGCGCAGCGGTTACGCCCGACTTTTCGGCGAGCGGCGGATCGAGGAAAGCCCGATTCCCCTAGCCCTGGTCGCCGCCGACCTGCGCACCGGCGAGGCCGTAGCCCTTCGCGAAGGTCTGGTCTGGGAAGCTGTTAAAGCCAGCAGTGCCATTCCCAGCGTTTTCCCCCCAGTAGTCTGGGACGGGCGGCTTCTGGTGGACGGAGACGTGGCAGAAAAGGTTCCCGTGACGGTAGCCCGCTCCCTCGCCCCAGGGCCGGTGTTAGCGGTGGATATCTCTAACCCCTATCCTCCCGTGGAACCCAAAACCGCCCTCGAGGCCGCGCTGCAAGCCGGAGAAGCCTCCCGACGGCGGCTGTTGCAGCTCGCCTTGGAAAAAGCCGATCTGGTGATCCGGCTAGATCCTCCTCGGGCCATCGAGACCTTCGACACGCGCCAGGCCGAGTACATCTACCGGCTGGGGCAGGAACGCATCGCGGCGGCCCTTCCAGCCATCCGGGAACTCCTCCGCCCTCGCCGCTGGTGGAAAGGCTGGTTACGGCGCATCCAACGCGCGGGATAG
- the trpC gene encoding indole-3-glycerol phosphate synthase TrpC, with amino-acid sequence MHWDHVPGVLGEIIRRRWEEVAPRVGSPLAEPPAVPSFTEALAQPGLSLIAEVKRKSPSQGDIAQLDPAQVARQYAEGGARAISVLTEPHYFAGSDQDLRAVREAVSLPILRKDFTVHPYQLAEARSLGASAALLIVAVLGEETAGFLEAARQAGIEALVEVHDEAELEIALAAGATLLGVNNRDLATLEVDLETAPRLGRLARQRGYSGLLVAESGYGRAEELIPLKGIFDAVLVGTSLARSGGWRQAALALMGRGGC; translated from the coding sequence ATGCACTGGGATCATGTACCTGGGGTCTTGGGGGAGATCATCCGGCGGCGCTGGGAGGAAGTGGCGCCCCGGGTCGGCTCGCCCCTGGCTGAACCGCCCGCGGTTCCCTCCTTTACCGAGGCCTTGGCCCAACCTGGTCTATCCTTGATCGCCGAGGTCAAACGCAAAAGCCCCTCTCAGGGAGACATCGCCCAACTCGATCCGGCGCAAGTCGCCCGTCAGTACGCCGAGGGCGGGGCTCGAGCCATCAGCGTGCTGACCGAGCCCCACTACTTTGCGGGTTCCGACCAGGACTTGCGGGCGGTGCGGGAGGCGGTGAGCTTGCCCATCCTGCGCAAGGACTTCACCGTGCATCCCTATCAACTCGCCGAGGCCCGCAGCTTAGGGGCTTCGGCGGCGCTGCTCATCGTGGCGGTGCTAGGTGAGGAGACCGCGGGCTTCCTCGAGGCTGCCCGCCAGGCCGGAATAGAGGCCCTGGTAGAGGTGCACGACGAGGCTGAGCTGGAGATCGCCCTAGCGGCGGGGGCGACCCTCTTGGGCGTCAACAACCGCGACCTCGCCACCCTCGAGGTCGACCTTGAAACCGCCCCTCGCTTAGGTCGTCTGGCCCGGCAGCGCGGCTACTCGGGTTTGTTGGTGGCCGAGTCGGGGTATGGGCGGGCAGAAGAACTCATCCCGCTGAAGGGGATTTTTGATGCGGTATTGGTAGGAACCAGCCTGGCCCGTAGCGGTGGATGGCGCCAAGCCGCCCTCGCCCTGATGGGTCGGGGGGGATGCTAA
- a CDS encoding BTAD domain-containing putative transcriptional regulator translates to MKPHLSLLGPPTLTLKGKVVELSQRKAVALVAYLATRREPVERSVLAGLLWEGDEEAARRNLRQELFRLKGSVFEPLLKQTPQTLALGEVDTDLEAFLGHLTRGEWAKAAGIWRGGFLCGFEVRGGEAFLDWLLPEQERWQGLYREAMLGWARSREAAGAYHEAIEIYRRLLEADPYQEQEQQAVIRLYALLGETPAALRQYEGYREVLRREFGVEPSPETQALYRRLRQGKPLTEAEGFSLPRALNEPPLVGRAEDWMWLEANLCSGVLLLVTGEPGVGKSRLTQEFSRRRGRTLVVRQRESGRRLGFSGFIEAVRVALEQGWDPAGMEAAWRDELAWLVPELAGSLEASFRRERQEGWLREAGRVRFKTRPSRSAKSHLFEALARFVQNWVGPGGILLWEDVHWADESSLEFLPYLVQRSGGLGYMVLATARPEERHPAQLRAVLQELKAEQALRVRVLRNLEVAEVLELIRHLSGQESGGSLFSERLHKSTGGNPFFLLETLRFLFEQGLLRVGEGSWRTPYDAFTADYHELPVPPSVQGAVLSRFQHLTEGTSPMREQALRIAQALALADQPLSLEALRDLLREGSPADNALLAALDQLVQAGLVRAGSDSPGGVRFSLSHELSRQAILAAMPETTRMGFHARFVELLRISGAPPERLALHLHLAGRPREAAQAYLQAARAARSGPLATQALSYYAEARSLLGENLSPADSFALLAEIAELKLILGENPRREVHQMEPLAAELGKAAQYRLRLLEANAAVLSGVVEEGILSARQALELAETPLERGRALFRLAWLEYRGGDPDAQLEPLEQAIQAFHEAGERGLEAQAVRNLSGYWLRLGQLEAFEAAYGEALRLAEATQDRYLLRRLMADRANVDWVKGRYGQSLAAGERLLAEARQTGDLWAVWDALQVQALNASVLGLDEGLEQALQDSLREAEAAGAWRDRAVLRSDLGAGLMAINRLAEAREHLSIALRELQELGERARLGHTLFALGWTLLDSGEPELAEAYLSEAADLWGERKEWRHRARSLAALALARLRYGNRAKAREAAQEAMRYLEDWAKGLFDLPLVLYAYARALGDHEGRPYLIHSQRGIHELAAALEPTLRERLLANRFVAHALGK, encoded by the coding sequence ATGAAGCCCCACCTCAGCCTGCTCGGCCCACCGACCCTTACCCTCAAGGGAAAGGTTGTTGAGCTTTCCCAGCGCAAGGCGGTAGCCTTGGTGGCCTACCTGGCGACTCGGCGGGAGCCGGTGGAGCGTTCGGTCTTGGCTGGGCTTTTGTGGGAGGGGGACGAGGAAGCGGCGCGGAGAAATCTACGGCAAGAACTCTTCCGGCTCAAGGGCTCGGTGTTCGAGCCCTTGCTCAAGCAAACCCCCCAGACCCTGGCCCTAGGCGAAGTGGACACCGACCTCGAGGCCTTCCTGGGCCACCTGACCCGGGGCGAGTGGGCGAAGGCGGCGGGGATCTGGCGGGGGGGGTTCTTGTGCGGCTTCGAGGTGCGGGGCGGCGAGGCCTTTTTGGATTGGCTCTTGCCCGAACAGGAGCGCTGGCAGGGGCTGTACCGCGAGGCTATGCTGGGCTGGGCCCGCAGCCGCGAGGCTGCCGGAGCCTACCACGAAGCGATAGAGATCTACCGGCGGCTGCTGGAGGCCGACCCTTACCAGGAGCAAGAGCAGCAGGCGGTGATTCGGCTTTACGCCCTTTTGGGCGAGACTCCGGCGGCGCTGCGGCAGTATGAGGGTTACCGTGAGGTACTGCGCCGGGAGTTCGGGGTGGAACCCTCTCCTGAGACCCAGGCCTTGTACCGCCGTTTACGTCAGGGCAAACCCCTAACCGAAGCGGAAGGCTTTTCGTTGCCTCGCGCGCTGAACGAGCCGCCGCTGGTGGGCCGGGCCGAGGACTGGATGTGGCTTGAGGCCAACCTGTGCTCGGGAGTGTTGTTGTTGGTGACCGGCGAGCCCGGGGTGGGGAAGAGCCGTTTGACCCAGGAGTTCTCCCGGCGGCGGGGCCGGACGCTCGTCGTGCGGCAGCGCGAGAGTGGTCGGAGGCTTGGCTTTAGCGGGTTTATCGAGGCCGTACGGGTGGCGCTCGAGCAAGGCTGGGATCCGGCGGGGATGGAGGCCGCTTGGCGGGACGAGCTGGCCTGGTTGGTCCCTGAGTTGGCCGGCAGCCTCGAGGCGTCCTTTCGCCGCGAGCGCCAAGAGGGGTGGCTTCGCGAGGCTGGCCGGGTGAGGTTCAAAACTCGTCCCTCCCGCTCGGCCAAGTCGCACCTCTTCGAGGCCTTGGCCCGCTTTGTACAGAACTGGGTGGGGCCAGGCGGGATCTTGCTGTGGGAGGACGTACATTGGGCCGACGAGTCCAGCCTGGAGTTTTTGCCCTACCTGGTGCAGCGTTCGGGAGGGTTAGGGTATATGGTGCTGGCCACGGCCCGCCCTGAAGAGCGGCACCCGGCCCAACTGCGGGCCGTTCTTCAGGAGCTCAAGGCGGAACAGGCGCTAAGGGTTCGCGTTCTACGGAACCTCGAGGTAGCCGAGGTGCTCGAGTTGATCCGCCACCTCTCCGGCCAAGAATCGGGGGGCAGCCTCTTTTCCGAGCGGCTGCACAAGAGTACCGGAGGGAACCCCTTTTTCCTGCTCGAAACGCTGCGCTTTTTGTTCGAGCAGGGGCTATTGCGGGTGGGAGAGGGGAGCTGGCGCACCCCCTATGACGCCTTCACCGCCGACTACCATGAACTCCCGGTCCCGCCCAGCGTACAGGGGGCGGTGCTGAGCCGCTTCCAGCACCTCACCGAGGGGACTTCGCCGATGCGGGAACAGGCCCTGCGGATCGCCCAGGCGCTGGCTTTGGCGGATCAGCCCCTCAGCCTCGAGGCCCTGCGGGATTTGCTTAGGGAGGGGTCGCCAGCAGACAACGCTCTGCTGGCTGCGCTGGACCAGCTGGTGCAGGCCGGGTTGGTGCGTGCGGGCTCGGATTCGCCGGGTGGGGTAAGGTTCAGCCTAAGCCACGAGCTCTCCCGCCAGGCTATCCTGGCCGCGATGCCCGAGACCACCCGGATGGGCTTTCATGCCCGCTTCGTCGAGCTGTTGCGGATCTCGGGGGCCCCTCCTGAGCGCTTGGCCCTGCACCTGCACCTCGCAGGCCGACCGCGCGAGGCGGCCCAGGCCTATCTCCAAGCGGCGCGCGCGGCCCGCTCGGGGCCGCTGGCCACGCAGGCCCTCAGCTACTACGCCGAAGCCCGGAGCCTGCTCGGAGAGAACCTCAGCCCGGCAGATTCCTTCGCGTTGCTGGCCGAGATCGCCGAACTCAAGTTGATCTTGGGAGAGAACCCCCGGCGCGAGGTGCACCAGATGGAGCCGCTGGCCGCCGAGCTGGGCAAGGCCGCCCAGTACCGGTTGCGCCTTTTGGAAGCGAACGCGGCGGTGCTGAGCGGGGTTGTGGAAGAGGGCATCCTCTCGGCTCGGCAGGCCCTCGAGCTGGCCGAAACCCCCCTCGAGCGGGGCCGAGCGCTGTTTCGGCTGGCCTGGCTGGAATACCGCGGCGGCGATCCCGACGCCCAGCTCGAGCCCTTGGAACAGGCCATACAAGCTTTTCATGAGGCGGGCGAGAGGGGCCTGGAGGCCCAGGCGGTGCGAAACCTTTCCGGCTACTGGTTGCGCTTGGGCCAACTCGAGGCTTTTGAGGCTGCCTACGGCGAGGCTTTGCGGCTGGCCGAGGCGACCCAGGATCGCTACTTGCTGCGCCGGCTGATGGCCGACCGGGCCAATGTGGACTGGGTGAAGGGGCGCTATGGCCAGAGCCTGGCGGCGGGGGAGCGCCTTTTGGCCGAGGCCCGCCAGACCGGCGACCTCTGGGCGGTGTGGGATGCCTTGCAGGTACAGGCCCTCAACGCCAGCGTGTTGGGGCTCGACGAGGGGCTCGAGCAGGCCCTGCAGGATTCGCTCAGGGAAGCCGAGGCCGCCGGGGCCTGGCGCGACCGGGCGGTGTTGCGGAGCGACCTGGGGGCTGGGCTGATGGCGATCAACCGCCTGGCCGAGGCCCGCGAACACCTCTCCATCGCCCTGCGTGAGCTACAGGAACTCGGCGAACGAGCCCGCTTGGGGCATACCCTTTTCGCCTTGGGGTGGACCCTTTTGGATTCGGGAGAGCCCGAGTTGGCCGAGGCTTACCTAAGCGAAGCCGCCGACTTGTGGGGAGAGCGCAAAGAGTGGCGCCACCGGGCGCGCTCGCTGGCGGCGTTGGCCTTGGCCCGCTTACGCTACGGGAACCGCGCCAAAGCCCGCGAGGCCGCTCAGGAGGCCATGCGCTACCTCGAGGACTGGGCCAAAGGGCTTTTCGACCTACCGTTGGTGCTCTACGCCTACGCCCGCGCCCTGGGCGACCACGAGGGGCGGCCCTATCTAATCCACAGCCAGCGGGGGATACACGAACTGGCGGCGGCGCTCGAGCCCACCCTGCGCGAGCGCTTGCTGGCCAACCGTTTCGTAGCCCATGCCCTGGGTAAATGA